A part of Haliotis asinina isolate JCU_RB_2024 chromosome 10, JCU_Hal_asi_v2, whole genome shotgun sequence genomic DNA contains:
- the LOC137298797 gene encoding uncharacterized protein, whose amino-acid sequence MNICSIDWLTVVSRTNTEVVRTGSYLALAGVISLLLCLLLLASVNVCITCRFQYPGRDELPCLDSITEINRVSDLCSPYHTTHLHPARDSSAKPGRKFSGSDGYAKPFHPGRGVSLSEHNVSVDVEQSDAQSPVLTTGACPQSSTWYDTDNFERRYPQNPCRTESGIFPKTACDI is encoded by the exons ATGAACATTTGCTCTATCGACTGGTTGACGGTTGTCAGCAGGACTAACACGGAGGTAGTCCGCACAG GTTCTTACTTAGCGCTGGCtggggttatctcccttctccTATGTCTGCTCCTACTCGCCAGTGTCAACGTGTGCATCACCTGCAGGTTCCA GTATCCAGGCAGAGACGAACTTCCATGTCTTGACTCCATCACAGAAATCAACAGGGTGTCGGATCTATGTTCACCGTATCATACGACTCACTTACATCCAGCACGTGACAGTTCTGCGAAACCTGGACGGAAGTTCTCTGGGAGTGATGGGTACGCCAAACCCTTCCACCCTGGACGAGGTGTCAGCTTGAGCGAACACAATGTGTCTGTAGATGTGGAGCAAAGCGACGCGCAGAGTCCTGTACTGACAACCGGTGCGTGTCCTCAAAGCAGCACGTGGTACGACACTGACAATTTTGAACGTAGGTATCCCCAAAACCCTTGCAGGACAGAAAGTGGAATTTTTCCAAAGACCGCTTGTGACATCTGA